A genomic region of Catalinimonas niigatensis contains the following coding sequences:
- a CDS encoding outer membrane beta-barrel protein, whose translation MKNALLLFAILFSSSATLAQQSFREGYIVTLQNDTIVGHIIYKDNPANYKSCKFRRKEETVTYYPEDIQGFGFEKDKFFTSSIEKGLFIQVLVTGELSLYRYKSVYYLKKNDKEVYRLEAKNVKEVVDGIAITRTNNKWRSTVSYLIGDCIPNPSLVLKKVPLKEKSLTQIVARYNECKNTEYTLFKEQKPWTVFKLGITAGLTRSGINISIRNNSFSYLDKKYHSVAPTIGLVTTFSFPRASERLAFQSEFLFTRSGYSSLVESEHKDGTDFYDSFIDLTTLSIPVSLRYTLIDNKYSFFVQGGGSYDYHIKRNTAYLKESVQGNVVHTSAKTSGFDFGKNYLGFWGGIGVLKSFTYFEGSANFRYFQIADINSIPGLTAGMNKLTVSIILYKK comes from the coding sequence ATGAAAAATGCTTTACTGCTTTTTGCTATTCTTTTTTCTTCATCAGCAACCCTGGCTCAGCAGAGCTTCAGAGAGGGCTATATCGTCACATTACAGAATGATACCATTGTAGGCCACATAATATATAAAGATAATCCTGCCAACTACAAGAGTTGTAAGTTCAGGCGCAAGGAAGAAACAGTAACGTATTATCCGGAAGATATACAAGGATTTGGCTTTGAAAAAGATAAGTTTTTCACTTCAAGCATTGAGAAAGGTTTATTTATACAGGTATTGGTCACGGGTGAACTGAGTCTTTATCGCTACAAATCAGTTTATTACTTAAAAAAGAATGACAAAGAAGTATACAGGCTGGAAGCCAAGAACGTAAAGGAAGTTGTTGATGGAATAGCCATTACAAGGACAAATAATAAATGGAGAAGTACAGTCTCTTATCTGATCGGTGACTGTATTCCAAACCCTAGCCTTGTGTTGAAAAAAGTACCATTAAAAGAAAAAAGCCTGACACAGATAGTAGCAAGATACAATGAATGTAAAAATACAGAATATACCCTTTTTAAAGAACAAAAGCCCTGGACAGTATTTAAACTGGGAATAACAGCGGGCTTAACAAGATCAGGCATAAATATCTCTATACGCAATAATTCATTCTCTTATTTGGATAAAAAATACCATTCTGTTGCTCCTACTATAGGTTTAGTAACTACCTTCTCCTTTCCCCGTGCCAGCGAGAGGCTAGCCTTTCAGTCTGAGTTTCTTTTCACTCGCTCAGGCTATTCCTCACTGGTTGAATCGGAGCATAAGGATGGTACAGACTTTTATGATTCATTTATTGACCTGACTACCCTTTCCATTCCTGTGTCATTAAGATATACTTTGATTGATAACAAATATTCTTTTTTTGTGCAGGGAGGTGGGAGTTATGATTACCATATCAAAAGAAATACTGCCTATCTAAAAGAGTCAGTGCAAGGCAATGTAGTCCATACTTCTGCTAAAACTTCTGGCTTTGATTTTGGGAAAAACTATCTGGGTTTTTGGGGAGGGATAGGAGTGCTAAAATCCTTCACATACTTTGAAGGAAGTGCAAACTTCAGGTATTTTCAAATAGCTGATATCAATAGTATCCCAGGACTCACCGCCGGTATGAATAAGCTGACAGTATCCATCATACTTTACAAAAAATGA
- a CDS encoding DUF6787 family protein, whose amino-acid sequence MSWLQKLQERWEVKSVWQVIIILIVFACTGFTVMFLKQPLYNLAGITEETSAWIKVPYYLLTILPVYQLVLLAYGFIFRQFRFFWAFEKRMFRHILMFFDKRKNKIKGYSNNPGN is encoded by the coding sequence ATGAGCTGGCTCCAGAAACTGCAAGAACGCTGGGAAGTAAAAAGCGTATGGCAGGTGATCATTATCCTGATCGTTTTTGCCTGTACCGGATTTACCGTGATGTTCTTAAAGCAACCTCTCTATAATCTGGCAGGAATTACGGAAGAGACCTCAGCCTGGATCAAAGTACCCTATTACCTCCTCACCATATTACCCGTATATCAGCTGGTATTGCTTGCCTATGGCTTCATCTTCAGGCAGTTTCGCTTTTTCTGGGCTTTTGAGAAACGTATGTTCCGGCATATCCTTATGTTTTTTGATAAAAGAAAGAATAAAATAAAAGGCTATTCCAATAACCCGGGAAATTAA
- a CDS encoding DUF4168 domain-containing protein — translation MKFTQKFFCTALVFFLGVIISMPVNSAFAQAIPGTEQQQPEVREDFTDDELKLFLKANKSVAMVQQEAEQKMIQAIEEEEMDINRFNEIANAQQNPQAEPDVSEDEMATFTKAAEKVMAVQRETQSEVAAAVESEGMEFTDYREIMMAYQSSPVVQEKLTKLIEEEQGQNPDPDNQNN, via the coding sequence ATGAAATTCACACAGAAATTTTTTTGTACAGCACTGGTTTTTTTCTTGGGAGTAATTATCTCAATGCCAGTTAATAGTGCTTTTGCTCAGGCCATTCCAGGTACAGAACAACAGCAACCAGAGGTAAGAGAAGATTTTACCGATGATGAGCTGAAATTATTTTTGAAGGCTAACAAAAGTGTAGCTATGGTTCAGCAGGAAGCAGAGCAGAAAATGATTCAAGCCATTGAAGAAGAAGAAATGGACATCAATAGGTTCAATGAAATTGCGAATGCTCAACAGAACCCACAGGCAGAGCCTGATGTTTCTGAAGATGAAATGGCTACCTTCACCAAAGCCGCAGAGAAAGTAATGGCAGTACAGCGTGAAACCCAGTCGGAAGTCGCTGCAGCAGTAGAATCTGAAGGTATGGAGTTTACTGATTATAGAGAGATTATGATGGCTTATCAGAGTAGCCCTGTAGTACAGGAAAAACTCACCAAGCTCATTGAAGAAGAACAAGGTCAGAATCCTGATCCTGATAACCAGAACAATTGA
- a CDS encoding SusC/RagA family TonB-linked outer membrane protein, producing the protein MRIFTQLRYVLTLLGVFCIASVTYAQTTVSGKVTAPEEGSLPGVNVLVQGTSTGTVTDMDGNYNLTVPAGSDVLVFSSIGYVTQEITINGRSTINVELQADVQSLSEVVVIGYGTQEKRDATGAVSSIKSEDFNSGVIASPEQLIQGRAAGVQITQASGEPGSGVNIRIRGTSSVRGGNNPLFVVDGVPLAGEDVSGGGTDVGAGSSSARNPLNFLNPNDIASIDILKDASATAIYGSRGANGVVLITTKTGQAGKSTLNYSYNIGVSNITKKYDLLDADEFVAAYADINGLAPGAEALETLDLGSNTDWQDELFRTAITHNHDLSYSGGSDAGSYRLSLGYTDQEGIVERSGLRRLSARFNGTSNFINDRLTISTQVTVSDIRDNNVPISDNAGATGDLLGAALKLNPTYPVYQDGELYQRSVTELNPVAFLELSNDYTNTVRALGNVTFDFQIIEGLNFKTVLGGDRSASTRKAGYSPDLVVQGIVGQGRAAFDDISTINTLMENYFTYNKDLSDNLRMDAVVGYSYQRFQRETKFTQAAGFRVTDLDLILNNLASVNYTSGLGGLVGNSSFRVDELQSFFGRVNFDIADKYLLTATVRADGSTRFGSDYRYGVFPSFAAGWRLSDEAFLPEAFSDLKLRAGYGITGNQEFPSNRYTSRQRYSGEGFNVSPTGVTINPSSRLPVAFENPALRWESTTQINLGVDWGFFNNRLRGSIDYYNKTTNDLLFVTLSAQPAPTDFVWENLDMDVINQGVEVVVDADVVDNDAFSWSISANASYNDNKIENYDGLVNTGEISGQGLSGAFAQRIANNQPLFAYYLRPFAGFDDAGQSIYPEGDVQQFVNRSPLPKYNLGFTNNFNYERFDLSIFFNSQLGQYVYNNTENAYFTAGALGGGNNVTVDVIGNGESRANAPEVSTRFLEDASFVRLQNFTLGYNFNTDGIEFLSGLRLYFTGQNVFVITDYSGQDPEVNVNKSLNDVPSFGIDYTPYPRARTFLMGLNITF; encoded by the coding sequence ATGAGAATTTTTACACAGCTTAGGTATGTCCTAACGCTGCTTGGTGTATTCTGCATCGCCAGCGTAACTTATGCGCAGACTACAGTATCAGGTAAAGTAACGGCTCCTGAGGAAGGCTCTCTTCCCGGTGTAAACGTATTGGTACAGGGAACTTCTACCGGTACCGTAACGGACATGGATGGCAATTACAATTTAACGGTACCGGCCGGTAGTGATGTATTGGTTTTTTCTTCCATCGGTTATGTAACGCAAGAAATTACAATCAACGGACGTTCAACAATCAATGTAGAACTACAGGCGGATGTCCAGTCGTTGAGTGAAGTGGTAGTAATTGGCTACGGTACACAAGAAAAAAGAGATGCTACCGGTGCAGTCTCCTCTATCAAATCAGAAGATTTTAACAGTGGAGTAATTGCTTCTCCTGAACAATTGATTCAGGGACGAGCAGCAGGTGTACAAATCACCCAGGCAAGTGGTGAACCTGGTTCTGGGGTGAATATCAGAATTCGCGGAACCTCTTCTGTACGTGGTGGAAATAACCCTTTGTTTGTAGTAGACGGTGTACCTCTGGCAGGAGAAGATGTAAGTGGAGGGGGAACAGATGTAGGAGCAGGTTCTTCATCAGCCAGAAACCCGCTTAACTTCCTTAATCCTAATGACATTGCAAGCATAGATATCCTCAAAGATGCTTCTGCCACGGCAATTTATGGTTCACGTGGTGCCAACGGTGTAGTGCTTATCACTACCAAAACCGGACAAGCAGGTAAAAGCACATTGAATTACTCCTATAATATTGGGGTTAGCAACATCACCAAAAAATATGACCTTTTGGATGCTGATGAGTTTGTAGCTGCATATGCTGACATCAACGGCCTTGCTCCCGGAGCTGAGGCATTGGAAACTCTGGATCTTGGATCTAATACAGACTGGCAGGATGAATTATTCAGAACAGCGATTACTCACAATCACGACTTGTCCTACAGTGGAGGAAGTGATGCAGGTTCATATAGACTTTCTCTGGGCTATACAGATCAGGAAGGTATAGTAGAAAGGAGTGGATTGAGAAGGCTTTCTGCTCGTTTCAACGGAACAAGTAATTTTATCAACGATCGTCTAACCATAAGTACCCAGGTAACGGTGTCTGACATTCGTGATAATAACGTTCCTATTTCTGACAATGCAGGTGCCACCGGTGACCTTTTAGGAGCTGCCCTAAAGCTCAACCCTACTTATCCGGTGTATCAGGATGGTGAATTGTATCAAAGAAGCGTAACAGAATTAAACCCTGTAGCATTCCTGGAGCTTAGCAATGACTACACCAATACAGTGCGGGCATTGGGTAATGTCACCTTTGATTTTCAAATTATTGAAGGGCTTAATTTCAAAACAGTACTGGGTGGTGACCGTTCAGCCTCAACTCGTAAAGCAGGCTATTCTCCAGACTTGGTGGTGCAGGGTATCGTAGGACAGGGACGTGCAGCCTTTGATGATATTTCGACCATAAATACACTCATGGAGAATTATTTTACTTACAACAAAGACTTGAGTGATAACCTGCGGATGGACGCTGTGGTAGGGTATTCTTACCAGCGTTTTCAAAGAGAGACTAAATTTACTCAGGCTGCTGGGTTTAGAGTGACAGATCTGGATCTGATTCTAAATAACCTTGCCTCGGTTAACTATACATCAGGCCTTGGAGGGCTTGTTGGAAACTCTTCTTTTAGAGTTGATGAATTGCAGTCATTCTTTGGCCGCGTTAATTTTGACATTGCGGACAAGTATCTTTTGACGGCTACAGTAAGAGCAGACGGCTCAACCCGTTTTGGTAGTGATTACCGATATGGTGTTTTCCCTTCATTCGCTGCTGGCTGGCGACTTTCCGACGAAGCTTTTCTGCCTGAAGCATTCAGCGACTTGAAATTAAGAGCAGGTTATGGAATTACGGGTAACCAGGAGTTTCCCAGCAACCGCTATACCAGCCGTCAACGCTACAGCGGAGAAGGTTTTAACGTATCTCCTACAGGGGTGACTATTAATCCAAGCAGCAGGCTTCCGGTAGCATTTGAAAACCCTGCACTGAGATGGGAATCTACTACACAGATCAATTTAGGGGTTGACTGGGGGTTTTTCAATAATCGTCTCAGAGGTTCCATAGATTATTACAATAAGACCACCAATGATCTGCTATTTGTAACCCTTAGCGCACAGCCTGCACCTACTGATTTTGTCTGGGAAAACCTGGACATGGATGTAATTAACCAAGGTGTAGAAGTAGTGGTTGATGCCGATGTAGTAGACAATGATGCTTTTTCCTGGTCAATTTCAGCCAATGCATCCTACAATGACAACAAAATAGAAAATTACGATGGCTTGGTAAACACTGGTGAGATAAGCGGGCAAGGATTGTCCGGTGCGTTTGCTCAGCGTATTGCCAACAATCAACCGCTTTTTGCCTACTATCTGCGACCTTTCGCAGGTTTTGATGATGCAGGGCAAAGTATTTATCCTGAAGGTGATGTACAGCAATTTGTAAATCGTAGTCCATTACCTAAATACAATCTTGGTTTTACGAATAATTTCAATTATGAAAGATTTGACCTAAGTATATTCTTCAACAGCCAATTAGGTCAATATGTCTATAACAATACGGAAAATGCATACTTTACTGCCGGAGCACTGGGAGGAGGAAATAATGTGACTGTAGATGTTATCGGTAATGGTGAGTCTCGTGCTAATGCTCCTGAGGTTTCTACACGTTTTCTGGAGGATGCCTCTTTTGTAAGGCTGCAAAACTTTACTTTGGGGTATAACTTCAATACAGACGGTATAGAATTCTTATCCGGCTTGAGACTCTACTTCACCGGGCAGAATGTGTTTGTGATTACAGACTATAGTGGACAGGACCCTGAAGTGAACGTAAATAAATCCTTAAATGATGTGCCTTCTTTTGGTATTGACTATACACCATATCCAAGAGCAAGGACATTCCTGATGGGACTTAATATTACATTTTAA
- the atpC gene encoding ATP synthase F1 subunit epsilon: MHLTIITPDKQVFSGEVEMATFPGSDGSFQVLKNHAPLVSSLGKGDISYRTKQTTANVYVEGGVVEVLNNNITVLAEKAS, from the coding sequence ATGCATCTGACGATCATTACACCTGACAAACAGGTTTTTAGCGGTGAGGTAGAGATGGCCACCTTTCCTGGTAGCGATGGGTCTTTTCAGGTATTGAAAAACCATGCTCCTTTGGTAAGTTCTCTAGGCAAAGGGGATATAAGCTACCGTACCAAACAAACTACTGCCAATGTGTATGTTGAAGGTGGTGTAGTAGAAGTGTTGAATAATAATATCACTGTGCTGGCTGAAAAAGCCTCCTGA
- a CDS encoding IPT/TIG domain-containing protein produces the protein MKFLYKITLWALISFLCITCKEEDVTSRNYPRLNTLEVTDISKKGAKFNAEFMYRGDFDILTHGFVWSEQRGPLLDNADRIVYSEPIKSETFSAEITTTLSEGAVYSVRPFVRTQDYLVYGETVTFLSLGSQAPLIEKIHPLTGTIGDTLTLFGKGFSHVNNKNEVLFDDVQATTLESSDSTIKVVIPKVNQSSYQISLNLSGTSSAFEEAFTVSTPIIEEILPEAAFFGEVVTIKGKNFSHSTNENKVLLGNIAIKPFFSSKNEIKFNLPNNLESSQSSLTLTVAGRTDTYENIFVKGPIITSISPAYINSYYSGAIELIGENFNPIPDKNEVRINQIQARVLTASHSKITFEFPAALRADVQEGIKSTLDITLSILGQEFTLEDQLIIDYSNDWENMDDFPGNPRIYGTSFSINGKGYIGLGGWKEYDKWYKDFWEYNPANDFWTRLSDFPGEGRSKFVTFVINSKAYIITGTKGNAYLSDNSLSEVWEFDSQTGNWTKKNDFPGGARWSAFGFSINNRGYVGGGIYGNAQKQNDFWKYESVNDSWTKLNDLPTELWNEDIFAISNSENGFVLAQSENQDRDFWKYNPINDSWSRGPSLPDLLKITTGFVFNNDVYIGTGEQNKPKNSSSFYKYNPGLDSWTFVGFNGAERNAASSFTIGNYGYILLGRANCDCANRTDVWKFDPTSTD, from the coding sequence ATGAAGTTTCTCTATAAGATCACGTTGTGGGCGCTCATTTCTTTTCTGTGTATCACCTGTAAGGAAGAGGATGTGACAAGTAGAAACTATCCCAGGCTTAATACTCTTGAGGTAACCGATATTTCTAAAAAGGGTGCAAAATTCAATGCAGAATTTATGTATAGAGGGGATTTTGACATTCTCACCCATGGATTCGTTTGGTCTGAGCAAAGGGGGCCATTATTGGATAACGCTGATCGGATTGTTTATTCCGAACCCATTAAATCCGAAACATTCTCGGCGGAAATAACTACGACGTTAAGCGAAGGAGCAGTTTATTCCGTGCGGCCCTTCGTCAGGACGCAAGACTATCTTGTATATGGTGAAACAGTTACATTTTTGAGTTTAGGAAGTCAAGCACCACTCATAGAGAAAATACACCCCCTCACAGGGACGATTGGAGACACACTTACCTTATTTGGAAAAGGGTTCAGTCATGTAAATAATAAAAATGAAGTGCTTTTTGATGATGTACAAGCTACTACACTAGAGAGCTCAGATTCCACAATCAAAGTAGTCATTCCTAAAGTTAACCAGTCCAGCTATCAGATTTCTCTAAACCTTTCTGGTACTTCCTCAGCGTTTGAAGAGGCATTCACTGTATCGACACCAATTATAGAGGAAATTCTTCCCGAAGCTGCCTTTTTTGGCGAGGTGGTGACCATAAAGGGAAAAAACTTCAGCCATTCAACAAACGAGAATAAAGTACTCCTGGGGAATATTGCAATTAAACCTTTCTTCTCATCAAAAAATGAGATCAAATTTAATTTACCCAATAATTTAGAGAGCTCTCAGAGCTCACTTACTTTAACGGTGGCGGGTAGAACCGATACGTACGAAAATATATTTGTTAAAGGGCCAATTATTACTTCCATATCCCCTGCCTACATCAATTCTTATTACAGCGGTGCCATAGAGCTAATCGGAGAAAATTTCAATCCAATCCCTGATAAGAATGAAGTGCGAATTAACCAGATACAGGCAAGAGTACTTACTGCTTCCCACTCCAAGATAACATTTGAGTTTCCGGCAGCATTGAGAGCCGATGTGCAAGAAGGTATAAAAAGTACATTAGATATCACACTGAGTATTTTAGGCCAGGAGTTTACATTGGAAGACCAGTTGATCATTGACTATTCAAATGATTGGGAGAATATGGATGACTTTCCCGGAAATCCCAGAATTTACGGAACTTCATTTTCTATCAATGGAAAAGGCTACATAGGCTTGGGAGGATGGAAAGAGTATGACAAGTGGTACAAAGATTTTTGGGAATATAATCCTGCCAATGACTTTTGGACAAGATTAAGCGATTTTCCGGGAGAGGGCAGGTCAAAGTTTGTAACATTTGTGATCAATTCCAAGGCATATATCATTACTGGAACTAAAGGTAATGCTTACCTGAGCGACAATAGCTTGAGTGAAGTATGGGAGTTTGACTCGCAAACAGGAAACTGGACGAAAAAAAATGACTTTCCCGGTGGAGCCCGATGGAGTGCATTTGGTTTTAGCATTAATAACAGGGGTTATGTTGGAGGGGGAATATATGGAAACGCTCAAAAGCAAAACGACTTTTGGAAATATGAAAGCGTCAATGACAGTTGGACAAAACTTAATGACCTTCCCACTGAATTATGGAATGAGGATATTTTTGCTATTTCTAATTCAGAAAACGGATTTGTCCTGGCTCAAAGCGAAAATCAGGACAGGGACTTTTGGAAATATAATCCAATAAATGATAGCTGGTCAAGGGGACCAAGTCTGCCTGATCTTCTCAAAATAACAACGGGTTTTGTATTTAATAACGATGTATATATAGGTACAGGAGAACAAAACAAACCTAAAAATTCTTCTTCCTTCTATAAATACAACCCTGGTTTGGATAGCTGGACTTTTGTGGGCTTCAATGGAGCAGAAAGAAATGCCGCCTCCTCTTTTACGATTGGAAATTACGGATATATTCTTCTGGGTAGGGCAAACTGTGATTGTGCCAATAGAACTGATGTATGGAAATTTGATCCAACCTCAACAGATTGA
- a CDS encoding RluA family pseudouridine synthase, whose product MVKLDILYEDNHLLIINKQAGMLVQGDITGDEPLVETGKAYLKEKYDKPGAVFLGVVHRLDRPVSGIVVLARTSKALARMNHLFLTKEVKKTYWAIVSSNPQATEGKLIHWLQKDSSRNVTKTFKKEVTDSKRAELDYTLLARQKEDFLLEVRPVTGRSHQIRVQLAAMGCPIKGDLKYGYPSPNPDQNIALHARRLSFVHPVKKETIHLEAPLPDKAYWQTFYHFSG is encoded by the coding sequence ATGGTAAAGCTGGATATTTTATACGAAGATAATCACCTGCTGATCATCAACAAACAGGCAGGAATGCTGGTACAAGGGGATATCACCGGTGATGAACCTCTGGTAGAAACCGGAAAGGCATATCTTAAAGAAAAATATGATAAGCCAGGTGCAGTGTTTCTGGGTGTGGTACATCGCCTCGACAGACCGGTGAGCGGAATAGTAGTTTTGGCACGTACTTCTAAAGCCCTTGCACGCATGAACCATCTTTTTCTGACCAAAGAAGTAAAAAAAACGTATTGGGCCATTGTCTCTTCTAATCCTCAGGCTACTGAAGGTAAACTGATACACTGGCTGCAAAAAGACAGCAGCCGCAATGTGACAAAAACCTTTAAGAAAGAAGTTACAGATAGCAAGAGGGCAGAGCTTGACTACACTTTGCTGGCACGCCAAAAAGAAGATTTTCTGTTGGAGGTCAGGCCTGTGACTGGCCGGTCGCACCAGATCAGAGTACAGTTGGCAGCTATGGGCTGTCCGATTAAAGGAGACCTTAAGTATGGTTATCCATCGCCCAATCCGGATCAGAACATTGCTTTGCATGCCCGCCGTCTTAGTTTTGTACATCCGGTAAAAAAGGAAACAATCCACCTTGAAGCGCCACTGCCTGATAAAGCTTATTGGCAAACCTTCTATCATTTTTCGGGATAG
- the atpD gene encoding F0F1 ATP synthase subunit beta, protein MANKGKVVQVIGPVVDISFAGQNSKLPNILDALIIDRPDGSKLVLETQQHLGEDRVRTIAMEGTEGLARGMEVIDTGQPIKMPTSNEIRGRLFNVVGEAIDGLPQPAFGEGRSIHNAPPRFEDLTTSEEILFTGIKVIDLLEPYAKGGKVGLFGGAGVGKTVLIQELINNIAKAYSGFSVFAGVGERTREGNDLLREFIEADIIKYGHDFKESMEAGGWDLSKVNLEELKTSQATLIFGQMNEPPGARARVALSGLSVAEYFRDGAGSEQGSDILFFIDNIFRFTQAGSEVSALLGRMPSAVGYQPTLATEMGSMQERITSTKRGSITSIQAVYVPADDLTDPAPATTFAHLDATTSLSRKISELGIYPAVDPLDSTSRILTAAIVGDEHYNTAQRVKELLQRYQELQDIIAILGMDELSEEDKQVVYRARRVQRFLSQPFFVATQFTGIPGELVDIKDTIKGFNMIMDGELDHLPEPAFNLKGTIEQVIAAGEKMQAEAR, encoded by the coding sequence ATGGCAAATAAAGGAAAAGTCGTACAGGTGATCGGACCCGTAGTAGACATTAGCTTCGCAGGACAGAACTCCAAGCTACCTAATATCCTGGACGCTCTTATCATTGACCGCCCGGATGGGTCAAAGCTGGTACTGGAAACACAGCAGCACCTTGGCGAAGACCGGGTCCGTACAATCGCTATGGAAGGTACTGAAGGATTGGCAAGAGGAATGGAAGTGATTGATACAGGACAACCGATCAAAATGCCAACCAGTAATGAAATACGCGGTAGACTTTTTAATGTGGTAGGTGAAGCCATTGATGGCCTTCCTCAGCCTGCTTTTGGAGAAGGACGGTCTATCCACAATGCGCCTCCCAGATTTGAAGACCTTACTACCTCTGAAGAGATCTTGTTTACAGGAATAAAAGTGATTGACCTTCTGGAGCCCTATGCCAAAGGTGGTAAAGTAGGCCTGTTTGGTGGTGCCGGAGTAGGTAAAACAGTACTCATTCAAGAGTTAATAAATAATATTGCCAAAGCTTATTCAGGTTTTTCTGTATTTGCCGGAGTGGGAGAAAGAACCCGTGAGGGGAATGACTTGCTGCGCGAATTTATTGAAGCCGACATTATTAAATACGGCCACGACTTCAAAGAATCTATGGAAGCCGGTGGCTGGGATTTAAGTAAAGTAAACCTTGAAGAACTTAAAACTTCACAGGCCACATTGATATTCGGTCAGATGAACGAGCCTCCCGGAGCACGTGCCCGTGTTGCCCTTTCCGGTCTATCCGTAGCAGAGTACTTCCGCGATGGTGCCGGCTCCGAGCAGGGTAGCGATATCCTCTTCTTTATTGACAATATCTTCCGCTTTACACAAGCTGGTTCTGAAGTTTCTGCGCTTTTAGGCCGTATGCCTTCAGCAGTAGGGTATCAGCCTACGCTGGCTACTGAGATGGGTTCCATGCAGGAAAGGATTACTTCAACCAAGCGCGGTTCTATTACTTCCATCCAAGCAGTATATGTACCGGCAGATGACCTTACTGACCCTGCACCAGCCACTACTTTTGCTCACCTGGATGCAACTACCTCTCTTTCCCGTAAGATCTCCGAGTTGGGAATTTACCCTGCGGTAGACCCTCTGGATTCTACCTCACGTATCCTGACTGCGGCCATTGTAGGAGATGAGCATTACAATACTGCTCAGCGGGTCAAAGAGCTTTTGCAACGTTATCAGGAACTACAGGATATCATTGCTATCCTGGGTATGGATGAGCTTTCTGAAGAAGATAAGCAGGTGGTATACCGTGCCCGTCGAGTGCAACGCTTTCTGTCCCAGCCTTTCTTCGTAGCTACTCAATTTACCGGTATACCCGGAGAGTTGGTGGATATAAAAGACACCATCAAGGGATTCAATATGATCATGGATGGTGAGCTTGATCACTTACCTGAACCTGCTTTCAACCTGAAAGGGACTATTGAGCAAGTGATTGCTGCCGGTGAGAAGATGCAGGCAGAAGCCAGATAA